From a single Lewinella sp. LCG006 genomic region:
- a CDS encoding GNAT family N-acetyltransferase, giving the protein MPSSILAPTNFSAAELDEYLARGWRPLGQRIYTADFIQLELGEIFSVVPTRLALATHQWRKSQRKLLRKNNGIFRVEIRRAEITREKLRVNEQYLLANPTKSIEELHIHTEFDGRRIFNTLECAVYKGEELVAFSFFDCGQDSVYSKAGIYHPAYKDYSLGTYTMLLELEWCKKNGIKYYYPGYISPDTPLFDYKAKIGNIDFWSLQSRQWLPYSTFDIAKHGPLTLILDHTEQLQHGLESFEYRAPLYQYVFFEMQMMQKGVYKLLEQPFFLLLHCPVAQKCWVATYNIDLDAYECWACDFNRMITFFEQAPKGHPLFRYVLELRKLLFRTASVAEYLLKLQGHLLPQQQNLSPREY; this is encoded by the coding sequence ATGCCTTCATCGATATTAGCGCCTACCAATTTTAGCGCCGCCGAACTTGACGAATATCTCGCTCGAGGCTGGCGCCCATTAGGACAAAGAATTTATACCGCTGATTTTATCCAACTGGAGTTGGGCGAAATTTTTAGTGTCGTACCTACCCGACTTGCGCTGGCCACTCACCAGTGGCGGAAAAGTCAGCGCAAGCTATTGCGTAAGAACAATGGTATTTTTCGTGTAGAAATCCGCAGAGCAGAAATCACCAGGGAAAAACTTCGGGTGAACGAGCAATACCTTTTAGCCAACCCGACCAAGAGTATTGAAGAACTACATATCCACACCGAATTCGACGGACGGCGGATTTTCAATACCCTGGAATGTGCCGTTTACAAAGGGGAGGAACTCGTTGCCTTCAGCTTTTTTGACTGCGGACAAGACAGTGTATACAGCAAAGCTGGCATCTACCATCCAGCTTACAAGGATTACAGCCTTGGGACCTATACCATGTTGTTGGAATTAGAATGGTGCAAAAAAAACGGTATAAAATATTACTATCCTGGTTACATTTCTCCAGACACGCCTCTTTTTGACTACAAAGCTAAGATTGGTAATATAGATTTTTGGAGTCTACAAAGTAGACAATGGCTCCCCTACAGCACTTTTGATATTGCTAAACACGGCCCATTGACGCTTATCCTCGATCATACTGAGCAATTGCAGCATGGCCTTGAAAGTTTTGAGTACCGTGCGCCGCTGTACCAATATGTCTTTTTTGAAATGCAGATGATGCAAAAAGGGGTTTACAAACTCTTGGAGCAACCTTTCTTCTTGTTACTCCACTGTCCGGTAGCTCAAAAATGCTGGGTAGCCACTTACAACATTGACCTGGATGCTTACGAATGCTGGGCTTGTGATTTCAATCGGATGATCACCTTCTTCGAACAAGCTCCTAAAGGTCATCCGCTTTTCCGCTACGTTTTGGAGCTGAGGAAATTGTTATTTCGCACCGCTAGTGTGGCCGAGTACCTCCTAAAACTACAGGGGCACCTTCTCCCCCAGCAGCAAAATCTTTCTCCACGTGAATATTAG